The following proteins are encoded in a genomic region of Paralichthys olivaceus isolate ysfri-2021 chromosome 23, ASM2471397v2, whole genome shotgun sequence:
- the LOC109632849 gene encoding ras-related protein Rab-19-like, which produces MQTLGSEHDDSFDFLFKIILIGDSNVGKTCVVQNFKSGIYAERQQNTIGVDFTVRTVDIDGKKVKIQVWDTAGQERFRTITQSYYRSAHGAMIAYDITRRSTFDSVTHWIKEVELYGANNVVLVLIGNKCDMEEERQVQFEDACNLAKERGILAALETSAKESQNVAEAFMMMARELLYRNGLNVHQEDVNSTSHVLLRSDSRPVNGIVGAYSPPETEKKSCC; this is translated from the exons ATGCAGACCCTAGGGTCCGAGCACGATGACTCCTTCGACTTCCTGTTCAAGATCATCCTCATCGGAGACTCCAACGTGGGCAAGACCTGCGTGGTGCAGAATTTCAAGTCAGGGATTTACGCAGAGAGGCAGCAGAACACCATCGGTGTGGACTTCACCGTGCGCACTGTGGACATCGATGGGAAGAAAGTGAAG atcCAGGTGTGGGACACGGCAGGTCAGGAGAGGTTTCGTACCATCACCCAGAGCTACTACCGCAGCGCTCACGGCGCCATGATCGCCTATGACATCACACGACGCTCGACCTTTGATTCTGTGACACACTGGATCAAGGAGGTGGAGCTGTACGGGGCAAATAATGTGGTGCTAGTACTCATAG GTAACAAAtgtgacatggaggaggagcgTCAGGTTCAGTTTGAAGATGCGTGCAATCTGGCAAAGGAGCGAGGTATCCTCGCTGCTCTAGAAACATCGGCAAAG GAGAGTCAGAACGTGGCGGAGGCCTTCATGATGATGGCCAGAGAGCTGCTCTATCGTAATGGCCTTAACGTCCATCAGGAGGACGTGAATAGCACAAGTCATGTTCTCCTCCGGTCCGACTCCCGGCCGGTTAATGGCATAGTCGGTGCCTACTCACcaccagagacagagaagaagtcCTGTTGCTGA
- the lrrc17 gene encoding leucine-rich repeat-containing protein 17 has translation MHLLTTVLLLLVLRTAEPRRGPRSGAAERGSIGNVRGRGRAGVMRRQTQECKEYMEAGEKYFDCQDRQLTMVMQDWPKDIHHLLLARNKIQVLRDNMFFQFTQLKSLDLQQNDISMVEDDAFSGLSQLTTLLLQHNRLKTASEEVLLPLPRLTYLRLYDNPWSCHCSLDSLVRKLQVPSSRNLGNFAKCAEPHSLKGQKLKKLMVDSLCADDNQVHGSTGGKERGVIKLKPEATSMCHTYMFPKPLLDCSKKGLDHIPSDLPSDIVKMELSSNSIKHLRPKQFLLSKDLKLLNLSSNSLHHIDTAAFAGLLYLRELDLSNNSLHYFQYGVLEDLYFLRKLSLANNPWICDYNIHYLIYWLKHHPGVSYTGLFCAEPREFRGWRVEDYVKTYNGECPKDKQTEGMDTGQTEQGRSDNEAQEVMGETAEGQAEHLLQHLREKKRKRFEIIRLS, from the exons ATGCATCTCCTCACCACCGTCCTCCTCTTGCTGGTCCTACGAACCGCCGAGCCCAGGAGAGGCCCTCGGTCAGGGGCTGCGGAGAGGGGTAGCATAGGCAACGTGCGAGGCAGAGGCAGGGCGGGGGTCATGAGGCGGCAAACTCAGGAGTGCAAGGAGTACATGGAGGCAGGGGAGAAGTACTTCGACTGTCAGGACAGGCAGCTGACCATGGTGATGCAAGACTGGCCCAAAGACATTCACCACTTGCTGCTAGCGAGAAACAAGATTCAG GTTTTGCGGGACAACATGTTCTTCCAGTTCACCCAGCTAAAGAGCCTGGACCTCCAGCAGAACGACATCTCCATGGTGGAGGATGATGCGTTCAGCGGCCTCTCGCAGCTCACCACCCTGCTTCTCCAGCACAACAGACTGAAAACAGCCTCAGAGGAGGTCCTGCTGCCCCTGCCCCGCCTCACCTACCTCCGTCTCTACGACAACCCTTGGAGCTGCCACTGCTCCCTGGACAGCCTGGTCAGGAAGCTGCAGGTGCCCAGCAGCCGCAACTTGGGCAACTTCGCCAAATGTGCAGAGCCTCATTCGCTGAAGGGCCAGAAGCTGAAGAAGCTGATGGTGGACTCGCTGTGTGCCGACGACAACCAAGTGCACGGGAGTACGGGGGGCAAGGAAAGGGGGGTTATTAAATTGAAGCCGGAGGCCACGTCCATGTGTCACACCTACATGTTCCCGAAACCTCTGCTGGACTGCAGCAAGAAAG GTTTGGATCACATCCCGTCTGACCTGCCGTCTGACATCGTTAAGATGGAGTTGTCCAGTAACAGCATCAAACATCTCAGGCCCAAACAGTTCCTGCTGTCCAAAGACCTCAAGCTGCTCAACCTTAGCAGCAACAGCCTGCACCATATAGACACAG CGGCATTTGCAGGCCTGCTGTACCTCCGTGAGCTTGACCTGTCCAACAACAGCCTCCATTACTTCCAGTACGGTGTACTCGAGGACCTCTACTTCCTACGGAAGCTCTCACTGGCCAACAACCCGTGGATCTGCgactacaacatccactaccTGATCTACTGGCTGAAGCACCACCCCGGCGTCTCTTACACTGGCCTGTTCTGCGCCGAGCCACGGGAGTTCAGGGGCTGGCGTGTCGAGGACTACGTCAAGACCTACAACGGGGAGTGTCCCAaggataaacaaacagaggggaTGGACACGGGACAGACAGAACAGGGAAGGTCAGACAATGAAGCACAAGAGGTGATGGGGGAGACAGCCGAGGGGCAGGCTGAGCATCTGCTCCAGCACCTGAGGGAGAAGAAGCGAAAGAGGTTTGAGATCATCAGGCTGAGTTAA